TGTTTGTAGAAAACCAAAATCTATCAGAACAACCATCCCCAGCGTATCCTTTTATCCTGCTCACAGGACGAACAAGAGATCAATGGCATACAGGCAGTAAAACTCTCTATACAGACAATCTTTTAAAATATAAAGCGTTAGAGTTTGTAGAAATACATCCAAAGGATGCCGCAGCACTTGGTATCAATGAGGATGAAACAGTAAAAATAATCTCTGTCAGAGGAGCACTCAAAGCAAAAGTTGTTTTCGCAGATATCAATCCAAAAACCATTTTCATTCCTATTTCACATAGAGACATCAATTATCTTACAGATGATAGACTCGATCCACTTTCAAAAGAGCCTGATTATAACCATAGTGCAGTCAGAATAGAAAAAATAGAAGAGTGTACATTGTAGTGTATTCAGGTATACACTACAACAAGTGCTCCAGATCATTCAGATCAAACAAAAGCAGATCATCATCCTGTGCTTGCAAGAGTTCATTTGAAAATCCGCTCTTGGAAAAGAGGGCATAGACATCCACTTTAATGCCTGACTCTGCTGCTTTTGCTTTGAGCTTGGTCAATTCGTTCTTGCATACTTTTCGGTCTTTGTACTTGCACTCTCCCAGGATGACCTTTTTATCCTGACTCACAGCCAAAATATCGAATTCACTGTGAATATTCCAAAAACTTCCACTATCCACGATACTCTTATGCTCTGCATAATGCTGTATCAAAAGTGCATCACAAAGCTGTTCATAGACCAAAGAACGTAAACGCTCATAGTGTTTTTCAAAGTTCTTTAAAAATGCATCCCCTTTCCCTGCAGCCAGATCTTTTTTATAATATGTCACAAAGCCGAACCAGAAACGCATAAAGGGCTGTACAAAACGGAGTTTATCCTGTACACGGTAAGAGCGTTGCTCTTTTTTGAGTTTATGTTTGGGGTGGCTGCGCAACGGAGATTCTCTTGAAGCTTCGACTTTCAGTACATTTAAATCGACCAGTTCCCCGACGATCTTCTCTCCCAGGGCCTCACTCACTTTTGCCTTTCTAAGTACGGAATAGAGTTTTCCGTCTCCTCTGGCTACTGCCATCAGTATTTCACGATAGGGACTTTCCAAAAGGTATGAGGGAGAGACAAGTGCTTGAAATTTTGAGAAATTTTGCACAAAATTTGACTCGACCATAGAAAAGACATCATCAAAATAGTCTAATTCTATATTTTTGCCAATACCGCCCAAAATAGAGAAATACTCAACAGCCTGCTCAAGTTCCAAGTAAGAAAAATGTCGGTAAAACCTTTGAAATGATGCTTTGATGAAATCCCTTTGTCCATAGATTTAATTATTTTAACATATTTTTATTTTAATTTTTGTATTATAAATGATTAATTATTAAACAACACCAAAGAGTATTATGGAAACATTTTTTAGCAAATCAGATAAAATACAACATATCATCAAGAGTTTTACCCTCACCAAAACACTTTTTGTTTCATCTATCATCATTGGTGAAGCACATACCGGTAAAAAGTCACTTGCACGTTACCTTTTCCCGGATACACCTTTGGTTTCAGGTAACGATCAACAAGAAGTTGAGGAAGCACTTGAGCAAAATGATGAGCTTATCATCACCAATTTTGAAAAGCTCAGTAATCAGAATTCTCTTGATTTTACCAATAAACGTATTATAGCTACAGCAGATTATATGGGTAATCCAGAGCTCATTGATGACCTTTTTGCTTTTATTTATACCATGCCGTCACTCCAAGAGCGTCCTGAAGATATCGATTATTTAAAAGAACTCTTCATCAAAGAGGCATGTTCCACTTTAATGCTAGAAGGGAATACATTTGAATCTGAGTACATCCCTCTCAATCTCACGAAAAACAGTAAAAGTCTCAAAAGGTCTGTCTATATACACCTGATGAAACAGACTATGAACGCGCAGGATATAGAAGAGATACTCTATCACTATCTACTGAAGCACCTTGATGGTAACGATGCATACAGGGAACATCTTAGTTTATATGAGAGGCCTCTTATAGAAGCGGGGCTTCACAAATTTGGTTCACAACTGCAGCTTTCACAGGTTTTGGGGATCAACAGAAACACACTTAGAAAGAAGATACATGAGCACAACATCGATTGATTTTAAATCCTTTATAGAATGGGACAACAACCCTTTCATCCTTTTTAATGATCAGGGGAAAATACTCTATCTAAATAACGCTGCAGAAATTTTATTCGGGTATGTCACCAAAAAGGAACTTTATGATATCGCTTTATCTTATGCGCCTCAAACCTTCGGCTATAAGACCACCTCTCTGGGACTCAATTATGACACCTATAACTTTCATGCTATTGCAGTAGGATATGAGAATGAAGAGCAGATCTCCTTACGTCTATACAACACGCCACGTATAAAACCCACACGTAAAATAGAAAAAGACAAACTTTTCACCACAGATATTAACATCCTGCTTGAAGCCAACATAGCACTTTTTAGAACAAAGAATTCCAATCCTCTGAAGCTTCTGACCGATCAGGATCTGCCTGCATTTAAAATAGACCAAAATAATTTCTCCAAACTATTAAGAAAAACACTGAATGCATTTAGATCTTCAGACTCCATTGATATTTCTCTTACACTACTGGTTGGTCAGCATGTCATGATAGACAATCAAAGAGTCCCTATCGCTCAACTTTCCATACTTGCCAATGGGCGCTATGCAGATACTGATGATGAGATATGCAGCCATGCAGAGATGAGCCAGATCAAATGTGTTCTTAAAGAACACTCTATTAAGCTTGAAATTCCTCTGATTCAATAAGCAGCCATATTGATTAAAAATTAATCAACAGGCTATGGTAAAAAAATATCATTCATGTTACTATTGTCTTGTAAAAAATTAATTTAAAAGGAAATAGCATGAAACTAAAACTTTCGGCTCTAATGGCAATGTTTTTGCCTATCTTCGCTTTCGCAGAAGATAAACTGGACACAGGTGATACAGCATGGATGATGGTATCAACAGCATTTGTACTTCTTATGACACCAGCAGGACTGGCACTTTTCTATGGAGGTATGACAAGAGCTAAAAACGTACTCAATACCTATGCAATGGTAATGGGTGCATTTGTAGTTGCATTTGTTGTATGGATCATTGCAGGTTATTCTATTGCATTTGGAACCAATGAGAGCGCAATGCTTCAAAATGTGTTTGGCGGATTCGGTAATGTAATGCTTGACGGTATTAAGTGGACTGATCTTTCCGGTACATATCCTTCTTATGTATTTATTGCATTCCAAGGGACATTTGCTGCTATTACTGTAGCGATCGCTGCAGGTTCTGTGATCGAACGTATGAAGTTTTCAACTTGGATGGTCGTTGTAATCCTTTGGGGTCTTCTTGTGTATGCTCCTGTAACACACATGGTATGGGGTGGTGACGGTGCGCTTCTTTTTGATGCTGGTGCCCTTGATTTTGCCGGTGGTACTGTTGTACACATGAATGGTGGTTTAGCTGGACTTGTACTCGCACTATTGGTTGGTAAAAGAGCTGGTTACCCTAAAGTAGCTATGAAACCATATAGTATCCTTCTTACTGCTGTAGGTGCTGCATTATTATGGTTCGGTTGGTATGGATTTAATGGTGGTTCAGCATTCGGTGCAAATGCTATCGCTGGTCTTGCTGTCATGACAACAACTGTTGCAACTGCTGCAGCTGCTGTAACTTGGATGCTTCTTGAGTGGTTTGTCTTTAAAAAGCCAACACTTCTTGGCATTGCTTCAGGTATCATTGCCGGTCTGGTTGCGATCACACCTGCTGCTGGTTTTGTAAGCGTTGGTGGAGCATTCATCGTAGGTATCGTTGGGTCTATCATTGCATTCTTCGGTGTGGTAACATTGAAGAAAAAACTTGGTTATGATGATTCTCTTGATGCATTTGGTATCCACTTCCTAGCAGGTCTATGGGGTGCTCTTGCAACAGGTCTTCTTGCACTTGATGACAAAGATCTTCTCTGGGATGGTCCACTTAAAGAAAGCGGTGACAGAATGGGACAATTCATGGTACAACTTGAGTCAGTCGTAGTGGTTGGTCTCTTTACACTTATTGGAACTGTGATCGTTTACTATATCGCTTCAGCGGTCACAGGTGGGGCAAGAGTAGATGAAGAAACTGAGTCAACTGGTCTTGATGAGATAGTTCACGGTGAAAATGTAGTGAATGCCTAAGGCATTGACTACACTATAATTATAAAGGATTACATAATGAAAAAAATTGAAGCAATAATCAAACCATTTAAACTGGAAGACGTCAAAGACGCTCTTGTAGAAGCTGGTATTGAAGGTATGACCGTATCTGAAGTAAAAGGGTACGGAAGACAGCAAGGTCATTCAGAGCTTTACAGAGGGGCTGAATATGTGGTTGAATTTATCCCAAAAATTAAAATTGAAATCGTCGTAAGTACGGATGCCTATGCAGAGACTGCGATCAAGATCATCAATGAATCCGCTAAAACAGGTAAGATCGGTGATGGTAAGATCTTCGTAAGTACGATCGACCATGTTGTACGTATCAGAACAGACGAAACTGACGCTGACGCACTTTAATCTTTAGAGAAAAGGAAACCATGCCTTACCAACTCTCATTTTTAAGAGGGAAGGGAGAAGCTCTTCTCCCTCTTCTTTTGATTAATTTTTAATCACTTTTCTCCTTTTTGACCCATTATCATTTTTAAACTGCTTTATTTTCGAGCAATACAGACTTCCAATAGATTCCAATAATCGATACAATACCAACATTAGAATATAAGGAAATCAATATGGAAATTAATTACGTCATAGATACCTTCTTCGCACTTTTTGCCATGACTCTTATTATCTTCATGGTACCGGGTTTTGCCATGCTCGAAGCAGGATTGGTACGAACAAAAAATGTCACATCTGTACTGACGGTCAATGTCATGATCTATGCCATAGCTTCTCTGGCTTTTTTACTGATAGGGTATGAGCTGGCATTTGGAAGCTGGGATCATCAGGACGGTATGAGCAAATGGGCATTTTTTATGTTTCAAATGGCATTTGTAGGTAAAGTGGTCAATATTATGAGCGGCGGGGTAAGTGAACGTTCCCGTATACTGCCTTTGGCCATCTTCACCCTTCTTGTCGGGGCATTGATCTACCCGGTCATTGTAAACCTTACCTGGGGAGCGAACTTTTTAGCCGGCACCGCGTTGGATATCTCATCACTTTCTGACCTGGCAGGTTCAACGGTGATCCACTCTACCGGAGGGTGGGCACTGCTTGCAGCTATCCTCATTATGGGACCCAGACGAGGAAGATACAAAGATAATATCGTCCGTGTCATTCCTGCGTCCAACATTCCTTTGGTCACATTGGGAGCACTTTTACTCTGGATCGGTTGGTTTGGATTTAACGGTGGTTCTGTGGGAACGATCTCATCAAAAGAGAATGCGGATGCCGTTGCACTGACTATCATGAACACCAATACAGCTGGTCTTGCCGGTGCAATTGCAGGATGGCTACTAACATACTTTAGATATAAAAAATTCGATATCACCGTGATACTCAATGGTGCATTGGGTGGGCTTGTCGCCGTCACAGCCGGACCTGACCAATATGATATTCATACCCCTATACTGATCGGTGCGATAGGTGGCGCTTTGGTTGTCCTGTTCGTACCTATTTTCGATAAATTCAGAATGGATGATCCGGTGGGTGCATTGTCCGTTCACTTGATCAATGGTATCTGGGGTACACTTGCCGTAGGTATTTTTGTAGCAGATGTAAGCATTTGGACACAATTAAAAGGTATACTTGTTGTAGGTATGATTGTTTTTCCACTTTCATGGATTACAATATATAGTATCAACAAGATCTTTGTACTTCGTGCAAATGATGAAGAACAACTTGAGGGAATCGATGCGACAGAGTGTGGTATAGAATCATACCCTGAATTTAAACGCAGTATATAAGGAGATAACGAATGAAAAAAATTGAAGCGATCATCAAGCCATTCAAACTGGAAGATGTCAAGGATGCTCTTGTAGAACAAGGTATTGAAGGTATGACCGTATCTGAAGTAAAAGGGTATGGACGACAGCAGGGTCACCCTGAACTTTACAGAGGTGCAGAGTATGTAGTAGAGTTCATTCCCAAAGTAAAAATTGAGATCGTTGTCAGTAACGATGACTATCTAAACAAAGCGATTGAAGCCATTAAAGAACATGCCAAGACAGGGAAGATCGGTGATGGTAAGATCTTTGTATCGGATATCTCTAAAACGATCCGTATTAGAACCGGTGAAGAGGACGAAGAAGCACTTTAAAGCACTGAATTGTGCTTTTAAATGCAACATAGAGGGCGTTATCGTCCTTCTTCTTTCAGCTGTTCGATCTTCTTCTCACTCCCCACTAACTTCCAGATCACTTTATCTGCGCCAAAATCACGTTCATAGTTCACAAGACCTAACTGTTTAAGTCTATAGAGTGTTTTATCTACGTCTGAATAACATGTTTCAAACACATACGTTATCTGCTTTTCATAGGGCACCAAAGTTGCCTCATTCAATACATTTTTGACCGATTCTGCATAAGCCCTGGCCATACCGCCTGTACCAAGCTTAATACCCCCAAAATAGCGTACTATGAGTACGGCACAGTTGATCAGTGCTTCGCCACGTAAAACATTCAGAGCCGGTACCCCTGCACATCCCTTGGGTTCTCCATCATCCGAAGCATTTTCAACAATTTGTCCAAACTCATTGAAATGACGTACGGCATAGACCACATGATTTGCTTTGGGATGCTCAGATTTCAGTTCAGCCTGTAACCCTTCATACGCTGAAATAGGTACAAGATGCGCAATGAATTTCGAACGATTGACTTCAGTCTTATAAACGATAGGTGAAGTAACTGTAATCATCAATGGATTATAAATGCTGTCCCGCCCCACAGCAAAGACAGATACTGCAATCAGCACAAGGGTAGATAGGTGTTGGTTCTTTCGACACATATTTCACAATGAGATCCACAAAGGCATCACTGTCATTCATACATGCTGCTACAATATAATCATCAAATTTTATTTTATCAGCGATTTCACGATGTTCTATATCCAGTTCGAACAGTGTTTCAGAGTTATCAATGGTAAATGCCAACGGATAGATGAGCACTTTACGATTGACAGGATTACGCAGCACATCCACCAGGTTAGGTTCCAACCAAGCTGCAGACCCTACTTTAGATTGATAGACCAACTTTACGTCTTTAAAGACAATACCTTTCACGGCTAACAGTGTTTTAATGGCACTGACATTCGATTCAACCTGACGTTGGTAAGGATCTCCCGCTTTAATAATGCTCATAGGTAATCCATGTGCAGACAGGAGCAGATCATATTCACTGCTCTCCTTACCCCCTATCGCTTTTTCTATCTGAGCTACACAAGCTTGAATATAATCCATATCATCAAAATATTGACAGGTTGACATCGTGATCTTTGGATGATAATCCAGGGCTTTACATCTTCCGATGATATCCTCATAAGAGGAGAGTGTGGTCGTGGTTGAGTATTGTGGATACATCGGAAACAATATAAGCTCTTCCACACCCTCTTCTTTGCATTGCTTTAATGCATCTCCGGCAAAAGGAGGAACGTAACGCATAGCAGCATAAATAGGCATATCCAACTTACATTTCAGTTTATCAATCAGTTTCTGCGTTAACTCAGATAAAGGAGATTTCCCACCCAGATGTGTATAGCTCTCTTTAGCATCATCCAGACGTTTGGTTATAATGATTTTACGAATCAATGCACGTGTCATGGGATTTGTTGGTAAAATGTTTTTATCTGAGAACATATTATGTAAAAAAAGTTCTACTTCATCCAAATCATTGGGTCCACCCATATTGAGAAGAAAGAGTGCTTTGTTCATTGACATCCTTTAAAGTCTTGTATCTTAGCATATAAAGTGTAAAATTCATTAAAGTTATAACATATAAAGGTTAAATTATGATTATTATCCCTGCCCGCATAGGATCAAGCCGCTTCCCCAATAAAGTCTTAGCAGATATTGGTGGCGTACCGATGGTTGTCAGAACAGCAAAAGCTGTTGAAGGTATCGATAAGGTTGTCATTGCTACAGACGCACAGGAAGTTATAGATATCGCACGTACACATGGAATTCAAGCTGTCCTCACATCCGATACACATCAGAGCGGTACGGATCGTATCTACGAAGCAGCACAAAAATTGGAGTTGGATGAAAATGAGATCATTATCAATGTGCAGGGAGATGAACCGTTTATCGAAACTGATGTCGTGCAGGCTATCTACGATCTGACAAAAAAGAACAAAGAAGATGCACGTATCTTGATGAACTCCTGTTACAAAACCATTTCAAATCCGGAAGCAGATGATCCAAATATCGTAAAAGTTGTGACCGATACCAATAGCCTGGCCCTCTATTTTTCAAGAGCAAAGATCCCCTACCCTAGAGACCATCATTTTGATGCATACAAAGGACATTTGGGTATCTATGGCTTTACTTTCAAGTCATTGCATCAATTTTGTATGCTTGAACCTGCACCGCTGGAAGAAATAGAAAAACTGGAACAGCTTAGAGCCCTTTATCATAGCTATGAAATTGCTATGATAGAGGTGACTACAGAGAGTTTTGGCATAGACACCATGGAGGATTTAGAAAGAGCTATTAAACATCATAGATTATGATGTTTAAAACAAGAGAGAAATTTCTCTTTTGTCTTTCGATCTAGCCTTTCACCGCTTTTCCGAGGTCCCACATTGGCATAAAGATACCTAAAGCCATCAGAAGTACCAGTCCTGCAATAAAGAACAACATGATCGGTTCTATATAGGCAGCAAGGTTATCGATCAAATCCTGGAATCTCATATCATAATAGTCTGTGACTTTATCCATCATTGCATCTAATTGACCACCCGCTTCACCTGCTTTTATCATTTGAAGCAACATATTTTCATAGAGACCGGTCAACTGGAAAGCTTCAGCCAAACTCATACCACGACCAATATTTGCATTCACAGTTAATAACTTTTCTTTGATCGCAGCATTATCGACCATACCAACAGCCGTCTCCAATGCTTCAGAAACAGGAATACCAGATTTAACCAACTGGCCAAAGACCAAATTGTATTTATGCATCGTAGAGAGAAAGATCGCTTTATTGATCAAATAAAATTTTGGATGGATCATCATCTTGTCCATCTGATATTTAAAATCTTTATTAGTTTTATAGAGATATTTTACGGCAACGACAGACGCAAACAGGACAAAAAGAATGAGCAACCCGTAATTACTGAATGCCCATTCCAGTTTAAGAAGTATTTGCGTAGGTACTGGAAGTTCTGTTTTGAATTTGGAGAATATATCTTTAAATTTCGGTACAACTACCATGATCAAAATAGTAAATGCAATGGCCATTGCAGCCAATGTGATCAAGGGGGTTCTAATGGCTTTTTTAAATTTTGCCGTATTATCCCTGATCGTTTCAAGTATATCGGCAAGTTTATGATAAGACTCGGAAATATTACCCGTTCTCTCTCCGAGATTCGTCATTGCAATAGCAACATGCCCAAACTCATTCGTATAAGGTTCGATCGCATTTGAAATACTGTTACCTGAATTAATATCCTTATTGATCGTTGTGTAGATCTCTTTAAGCTGTTTATTTTCAGTATTTTCTGCAACTTCCATCAATGTATCATTGATCGGAATACCAGCATCGGTCATGACGGCGATTTGTCGTATGGTTGATATTTTATCGTTGATCGGTATTTTGGATTTGAATGATTTTTGAAAGCCTGACAAGAGTGCAGATAAACTATCTTCAAGAGGCGCTGATGTTTCCATCGCTTTCATCACCATTGTCATAGGAAATTTTTGTTTGGCAAGGTTGATGGCTGCCATTTTATTGACTGCTTTCACTAGCTCTTGTCTTTTCTTACCCTTTTCCATTACTGTTACATTAAAATATTTCATCTTATAACCTCGCTACTCTATAAATTTCTGCAATGGTCGTTTTACCTTCCAGTGCTTTATGGACACCATCCTCAAACATCGTAATGAATCCTTCTTCCTCAGCCTGTTTTGTCAGTTCTTCTTTAGATGCATTGCTTGCGATCATACGTGACATCGTTTCACTGACAGTGAGTACTTCAGATATCATCTCCCTTCCCGCATAGCCGCTATGTCCACACTCTTTGCACCCTTCTCCTATATAGAAAGTAGGGTTTTCAGGAAGGTATTCTTCTACTGATTTTCGCAGTGTTATATCAAGTACCGTCTCTTTCTTACAATGCACACATATTTTACGGACAAGTCTTTGTGCCTGTATAGCGACCAATGCGCCACTTACCAGATACTCTTCAATCCCCATATCCAAAATCCTGGTAACAGCTGAGATCGCATCATTTGTATGCAGTGTAGAGAGAACCAGGTGACCCGTCAGTGCTGCTTGAATGGCAATTCGCAATGTCTCCTTATCCCTGATCTCCCCGATCATAATTTTGTCCGGATCCTGTCTAAGTATAGATCTCAGTGCATCTGCAAAACTTAATCCTATATTGGCATTCACATGCACTTGTTGCAAACCAGCCATCTGGTATTCCACCGGGTCTTCCACTGTGATGATCTTATCTTTTACATCTTTGATCGCATTGAGTGCACCGTAAAGTGTAGTCGTTTTACCAGATCCGGTAGGCCCTGTAACCAATACAATACCATAGGGAACCTTGATCGATTCAGAAAATCTGTCATAACAAAACTTACTCATACCTGCGTCTTCAAGCCTGATCATCGCTTTAGACTTATCCAGGATACGAAGAACGATCGACTCACCAAATATCGTAGGTAACGTCGAAACCCTAAAGTCAAAATCTTTTTTTGATACGGTTGCAGAAAATCTACCATCCTGCGGTTTTCTTTTTTCTGCAATATCCAGGTTTGAAAGTAGCTTCATTCTTGAAGCCAATGGATTAAAAATATCTCTATCGAATGTGAAACTTTGGCGTAATATACCATCAACACGTACTCTAACGATACAACTTTTTTCCAGCGCTTCAATATGAATATCACTCGCACCTGTAAAAATTGCTGATTTCAAAATCACATCGATCAATTTTAAAACGGCAGGTGATTCATCCGCTTTCTCATCAGCCTTTCCCTCTTGTGCCAGATCTTTACGGATATCAGCAACCAACCCTTTAATACTCTCATTGATCTCCAGACGCTGCAAATGCTGGTGTATCTGCGATGGTTTAGAAATAGCAATACGTATAGGTTTCTTCGGAAAAAGTCTTTGTATGGCATCTTGCGCAGCCATATCAAGAGGATCATCAAATACAATAAGTACATTCAGATCACTCTCTTCTATAGGAATAATATTATATTTGAGCAATTGACTGTATGAAATTTTTGAAAAGAGTTTCATGTCAATTTCAATATCATCCAGATCCACATACTCTACATGCAGTGTTTTTGCCACCTCTTCAATGATGGGTACAATATTTATTCCTTCTATCTTTTCAAGATGCGACAAGGTGATCACACCTTGCCTTATCTTCTTAGCCAGAAAGATTTCTACTGTATGCAGATCTGTCATCTCTTCAGCTAAAAGGTTTGCAAAGGAAATCTTTTTGGGAGGTCTGCTTTTTACCAGTGTAGAAATTGCCTCTTTTGTGATAAGATTTTCTTTAAGCATGATTTCAATGAGTTTTACCATTTACCACTCCCTACAATACTCATAAAGTATACCATAATACTCAATTTAGTTTTATAATTTATCATTTTCGATCCGATATAATAATTTTTTTGCTTCTTGCGAATCTGACTGTTTCAAATAAGTGTTGAGTATGGATAAGGCTTCATTTTTATGACCTAATTTAACTTTTGATTTGACAAAAATGAGTAAACTCTCTTCTTTACTCTCATCAAGTTTATTGGTCTCCAATGCCCAATATTCTGCTTTTTCATAATTTCCATTTTTATAATAACTTTTCGCTAGGAATAAGGCATCATCTATGTCGTGTGATTCAAAAAAACGCTTTTCTACATCTTTATACCCTGAAACACTTGTTGAATCTATGATCTCTAGATGAATTTTCTTCCTTGTTTCGATCTCTTCATCAGCAGGAGCTTCATTGGTGTCATCAAGTATA
The sequence above is drawn from the Sulfurovum sp. TSL1 genome and encodes:
- a CDS encoding GspE/PulE family protein — translated: MVKLIEIMLKENLITKEAISTLVKSRPPKKISFANLLAEEMTDLHTVEIFLAKKIRQGVITLSHLEKIEGINIVPIIEEVAKTLHVEYVDLDDIEIDMKLFSKISYSQLLKYNIIPIEESDLNVLIVFDDPLDMAAQDAIQRLFPKKPIRIAISKPSQIHQHLQRLEINESIKGLVADIRKDLAQEGKADEKADESPAVLKLIDVILKSAIFTGASDIHIEALEKSCIVRVRVDGILRQSFTFDRDIFNPLASRMKLLSNLDIAEKRKPQDGRFSATVSKKDFDFRVSTLPTIFGESIVLRILDKSKAMIRLEDAGMSKFCYDRFSESIKVPYGIVLVTGPTGSGKTTTLYGALNAIKDVKDKIITVEDPVEYQMAGLQQVHVNANIGLSFADALRSILRQDPDKIMIGEIRDKETLRIAIQAALTGHLVLSTLHTNDAISAVTRILDMGIEEYLVSGALVAIQAQRLVRKICVHCKKETVLDITLRKSVEEYLPENPTFYIGEGCKECGHSGYAGREMISEVLTVSETMSRMIASNASKEELTKQAEEEGFITMFEDGVHKALEGKTTIAEIYRVARL
- a CDS encoding CDC27 family protein, translating into MYDIKQLEDEWKRYRKKKLKPWYIGAGILVVLALVILFFQTNSKIDVGALKSYFETSKEIQSPEKDESFKDSATSDKMKVKETLLLDEALGKLEVKENLIEMEDKVVKVHDSILVDIPILDDTNEAPADEEIETRKKIHLEIIDSTSVSGYKDVEKRFFESHDIDDALFLAKSYYKNGNYEKAEYWALETNKLDESKEESLLIFVKSKVKLGHKNEALSILNTYLKQSDSQEAKKLLYRIENDKL